From Papaver somniferum cultivar HN1 unplaced genomic scaffold, ASM357369v1 unplaced-scaffold_29, whole genome shotgun sequence, a single genomic window includes:
- the LOC113341467 gene encoding uncharacterized protein LOC113341467 gives MVLLKSIARIELYATGRSTSQAPSRHTNCYQIVSSNNMRIEKQFHKLYVEVNLFNLWFFKYQIKMEVHILDGFFRTVSNWHSSLRHEFGSPEVTKIVTDCTHNFLLFDHLLQVHIVPTKEVHPKL, from the exons ATGGTATTACTCAAATCCATTGCACGCATTGAG CTGTATGCAACTGGCAGAAGCACATCTCAGGCACCATCGAGGCACACCAATTGTTATCAGATTGTTTCATCAAACAACATGCGCATTGAGAAGCAGTTCCATAAGTTGTATGTAGAAGTCAACCTGTTCAACCTGTGGTTCTTCAAGTATCAGATTAAAATGGAAGTGCATATT TTGGATGGCTTTTTCAGAACTGTTTCCAATTGGCATTCATCACTTAGACATGAGTTTGGGTCTCCTGAG GTGACGAAGATTGTCACAGACTGTACGCATAATTTTCTGCTCTTTGACCACTTGTTGCAAGTTCATATTGTTCCAACAAAGGAAGTGCATCCTAAACTGTAA